Genomic DNA from Planktomarina temperata RCA23:
GCTGTTTGGCCCGCGGGGTGGAGCTTAAATGGTTTGGGGCCCCAGATCCGGTCGGGTTCACCAGCCGTTATGACAGTTGGACCTATGCGCCCAGCAGTGCCATGCCCAAGAGTGATCGTATTTTGCACGGTGTGATTGATATGAGGCTGCCTTTGACCTTCTCTTTGGATGATTGCGCCATTGTGGCGCGTATTATCGCCGAGGAAGTGGCTCAAGAGGCAAAGGGGGCGTGAGACCTCTGCCCGGTCTTTTCGGGTTTATTTGCCACCGGCCGGGTGCTTAGGCTGGACAGGCCGGTGAAACTTTGCTTAAATTGAACAAGCGTTCAATAAATGGGGGTTCTATGTTTACAGCCAGTATGCGTTTCGATCTAGGAGAGGATATCCACGCTCTTCAGACATTGGTGCATCGTTTTGCGCAGGAACAGATTAAACCCTTGGCTGCCGATGTGGATCGCGACAATCAATTTCCTGCGCAGCTGTGGAAGCAATTGGGGGATCTTGGGGTCCTTGGGGTCACCGTAGATGAAGACTTTGGCGGCGGCGGCCTGGGCTATTTGGCCCATACGGTGGTGATTGAAGAAATCGCCCGAGCCTCGGCCAGTGTCAGCCTGTCCTACGGGGCGCATTCGAATCTTTGCGTCAATCAGATCAACCTTAATGGAACCCCAGAGCAAAAACGAAAATATCTGCCCAAACTTATCTCTGGCGATCACGTTGGCGCATTGGCGATGAGTGAGGCGGGCGCGGGCTCGGATGTGATCTCGATGAGCCTAAGGGCTGAAAAGCGCAATGGATACTATCGGCTCAATGGCAATAAATTCTGGATCACCAATGGACCAGATGCCGATGTCTTGGTGGTTTATGCCAAAACAGATCCCGAGGCCGGATCGCGCGGTTTGACCGCTTTTTTGATTGAACGCGATATGGTGGGGTTTTCCACCAGCGGTCATTTCGACAAGCTGGGCATGCGCGGGTCGAATACGGCGGAGCTGATCTTTGACAATGTGGAAGTCCCCTTTGAGAACGTGCTGCAACAGGAGGGTGCCGGAGCGAAGGTCCTTATGTCTGGCCTGGACTATGAGCGCGTGGTCCTGGCCGGTATTGGCTTGGGTATCATGGCGGCCTGTTTGGATGAGGTCATGCCCTATGTGGCAGAACGCAAGCAATTCGGCCAACCGATTGGCAGTTTTCAACTCATGCAGGGTAAAATCGCCGATATGTATACAGCGATGAACTCGGCGCGGGCCTATGTCTATGAGGTGGCCAAAGCCTGTGATCGGGGTGAGGTGACACGCCAAGACGCGGCGGCCTGCTGCCTCTTTGCCAGTGAAGAGGCTATGAAACAGGCTCACCAAGCCGTGCAAGCGCTGGGCGGGGCAGGATTTTTGAACGATGCACCCGTGGCGCGGCTGTTTCGGGATGCAAAATTGATGGAAATCGGTGCCGGGACGAGCGAAATTCGTCGCATGTTGGTTGGCCGAGAATTGATGGGAAAAATGTTATGAAAAATTTTTTATTGAGCCTAGGATTGGCGGTATTGGCCATGGGGGCACAGGCGGAGACGAAATTGTCGCAAGCGCATGTGAATTCGATGGCGTGTTTAGAGAACATGGGGCAAAACACCAGCTGGGGCCAATGTCTGGGCTTGATCTTTGAGCCCTGCGTCAGCTTGGAGGTCGCCTCA
This window encodes:
- a CDS encoding isovaleryl-CoA dehydrogenase, which translates into the protein MFTASMRFDLGEDIHALQTLVHRFAQEQIKPLAADVDRDNQFPAQLWKQLGDLGVLGVTVDEDFGGGGLGYLAHTVVIEEIARASASVSLSYGAHSNLCVNQINLNGTPEQKRKYLPKLISGDHVGALAMSEAGAGSDVISMSLRAEKRNGYYRLNGNKFWITNGPDADVLVVYAKTDPEAGSRGLTAFLIERDMVGFSTSGHFDKLGMRGSNTAELIFDNVEVPFENVLQQEGAGAKVLMSGLDYERVVLAGIGLGIMAACLDEVMPYVAERKQFGQPIGSFQLMQGKIADMYTAMNSARAYVYEVAKACDRGEVTRQDAAACCLFASEEAMKQAHQAVQALGGAGFLNDAPVARLFRDAKLMEIGAGTSEIRRMLVGRELMGKML